The segment ACCAGCTGCACCAGCCGCGCGTCGGTGAGCTTGTCGAGCCGCTTCAGCGGGGCCACCTCGAAGCTCTGGATGAAGACCGGCGCATCGGCCGTATCCAGCCCTTCCTTGCGGAGAGCCGTGACCAACAGATCGACGCTGTCGATTCCCTGGGTAAGCAGAAATGTGGGATGCTTGAGTTCGGGATAGAGCCCGATGCGGTGCCCCCGCTCGGCCTCCTTGGCGCGGACCAGCGCGACGATCTCCGCCAGCGTCGGCACCTGATAGAGGCCATCGTACCGGGCATTCGCGCGGCGCAGGTCGGGCAGCCGTTCGCGGGCGCGCAGCGTCCGCAGCTCGGCCAGGGTAAAGTCCTCGGCAAACCAGCCGTTGACCAGCCGACCGTCGATCTCCTTGCTCCGGCGCCGATCGGTGAATTCATCGCGCGAGCCGACATCGGTGGTGTCCGACAGTTCGTTCTCGTGCCGGGCGACCAGCACGAGGTCCTTGGTCACCACCAGATCCGGCTCGATGAAGTCCGCCCCTGCATCGATCGCGCGCTCGTACGCCGCCAACGTGTGCTCCGGCCGCTCGCCGCTCGCGCCGCGATGCGCGATGATCAGCTGCGCCTGCGCCGGCATGGCGAGCGCCAGGGCGGCGAATGCAAGGAAGATGCGCATGGGGCTTACCGTATCGTTGCCGCGACGAACCTCAGCCGAGCTTCGCGGACCATTCCGCCTCGTCGAAGCCGACCAGCAGGCCGTCTCCGCATTCGATCACCGGACGGCGAATCATCGACGGATGCGCGGCCATCAGGCGAATCGCCTTTTCGGCATCGAGGTGCTCCTTCTGCGCCGGCTCCAGTTGGCGAAAGGTGGTGCCGCCGCGATTGAGCAGCTTTTCCCAGCCCACCGCCTGGACCCACGCCCGCAGGCGGTCCTGATGGGCGCCCTCCTTCTTGTAGTCGTGGAAGGTATACGCCGTGCCTTTGGCGTCGAGCCAGCTCCGCGCCTTTTTCACCGTGTCGCAGTTGGGAATGCCGTAGAAGTCGATGGTCATGATCCTGGTCCGGTAAAGTGGTGGATGCGCGGGTCGGCGCAGGCGAACAGCGTGTAACTGGCGTAGTAACTCGTCCGGCCCTTGTGCTGCACTGTGCGGTGCTCGGCAAGGCGGCCCCAGCTTCGCGCCGAAGCCTCGTCGTCCCACTCGCTGATCGCGACCACCTCGCCGTCGTCGGCGGTGTACGACTTGAAGCTGCGGTAGCCGGGCTGGGCGGCGGCCATGCGGGCCATCTCGTCGGCGTCTGCGGAGTAGGCGGCCGCATCCAGGTCGGCGCGCTTGCGGTTGCGGAAGACGACCAGGAACATCAGCCGCTGCCCCCTCCGCCAGTGGGAGAAGTGTCACACGTGTCACACTGTTCTGGACCAGAAATCCCGAGCTCGCCCGTGCCTCTTATTCGAATGGCAGGAAGGGCAGCGGGGAAGCTCATGGAAACGGGCTTAGCAAAGCAGCGCCGAGTAGGAAAATCATCCCCCCAAATGCGCATCGGCAATCGCCACTGCCAGCGCATCGGCGGCATCGGCCCCGGCGACTGCGACGCCAGGCAGCAGCACCTTGAGCATCGCCTGCACTTGCGCCTTTTCCGCAGCGCCGGTGCCGACCACCGCTTTCTTGACCAGCCGCGCTGCGTGCTCGCGCACCGGCACGCCCGCCCGCCCGCAGGCGGCGAGGACCGCGCCCCTCGCCTGCGCGAGCTTGAGCGTCGATTGCGGGTTCTTGTTCACGAACACCTCCTCGATCCCGACGCGGTCGGGGGCGTGGACCGAGATCAGCGCGGCGACCGCATCATGGAGGTGGTGCAGCCGCTCGGCCATCGGCGCCTTGGCATCGGTCGGCACCTGCCCGTTGGCGACATGCGTCAGCCGCGAACCCTCCGACCGCACCACGCCCCAGCCCGTGCAACTGAGCGAGGGATCGAGGCCGAGGATGATCAGAGCCGCAGCCCGAGCCGCGGGCCGAAATGCATCATGGCGAGATAGAGCACCACCGTGAGCAGGCAGCCCGCCAGAAGCGAACCCCAGAAGCCCGCGCCCGCCCGCAACAGCACCGGAATGATCAGGAACATCGGCAAGCTGGGCAGCACGTACCAGAAGGTCGCCGCGGAATGGATCGCCATGTTCTCCGCGTCGGGCCGTTGATGCCACAGGAAGATCATGCCCAGTACCGACACCAGCGGCAGCGAGGCGACGATCGCCGCAGTCGCGGGCAGCCGCCGGCCGATTTCAGAGATGGCGGCGATCATCGCCCCGGCGAGCAGCGCCCTGGCGACCAGCGCCCACATCTAGCCGAGCGTCTCGGCGATCTCGTCACTGACGGTGTAGTTGCCCCACACGGTCTGCACGTCGTCATCGTCCTCCAGCGCGTCGACCAGCTTGAACAGCGTCGGCGCGTCGCCTTCCGCGACGTCGACCGTCAGGTTCGGCTTCCACGCCAGCTTGACCGATTCCGGTTCGCCGAGCACCTTTTCCAGATTGCCGGCCACTTCGTGCAACGCTTCCATGTCGGTCCAGATTGTGTGACCGTCTTCGCCGCTCTCCACATCGTCCGCGCCCGCCTCGATCGCGGCTTCGAGGACCTTTTCCTCATCGCCCGCGCTTTCCGGATACTCGATCATGCCCTTGCGCTCGAACCCGTGGCTCACCGCGCCGGTGGCGCCGAGATTGCCGCCGTTCTTGGCGAACGCGGTGCGCACGTTGGTCGCGGTCCGGTTGCGGTTGTCGGTCAGCGCCTCGACGATCAGGGCGACGCCGCCGGGGCCGTATCCTTCGTAGCGGATTTCCTCGTAGTCATCGCCTTCGTTCGCGCTCGCCTTGTCGATCGCGCGCTGGATGTTGTCCTTGGGCATCGACAGCGACTTGGCATTGTTCACCGCCAGCCGCAGCCGGGGGTTCATGTCCGGATCGGGCGCCCCCATCTTGGCGGCCACCGTGATTTCGCGGCTGAGTTTCGAGAACATCGCGGAGCGCTTCTTGTCCTGCGCGCCCTTGCGGTGCATGATGTTTTTGAACTTGGAATGGCCTGCCATAAGTCCGTTCTTGACCAGTGTGAGATGGAACGGGGGCGCATTAGCCGCATGAGCGGGCAACCCACAAGAGGCGCCCTGCCGCCAGCGACCAGCCAGCGTTCGGGCCGCGGCTGGGTGCCGGCGCAATGGCGCGCGTTCGCCGCTTTCCTGCGCCGCCCGCGGCTGCCCGATCGGGCCGAACTGTCGGTGGCCGGATCGCTGCGCGCGCTGGTGCCCCTGCTCGTGCTTGACCTGCTGCTGATGGCGCTGGTGCTGGCCGCGATCGGCGCGGCGACGGCGCTGGGTTTCAAGTTGCCCGAACACATGCTCGGCGGGCTGGAGCTGACCCCCGCGCTGCTCGCGTTCATGCTGGTGGGTGCCCCGGTGGGGGAAGAAATACTGTTCCGTGGCTGGTTATCGGGTCGGCCCGGCCACATCATCGGCAGCCTGCTGTGCGTGATTGGCGCGGCGCTGGTGGCGGGCGGCGCCGCGGCGGGAGCGGCCGGCAGCGGTGGCGTCGCCGTCTGGTCGATCGCCGCCGGCGGCGGGGTGCTGCTGCTTGCCGCGCTCACGGTGTTCGCCCTGCGCAAGCGGGACGCTCTGCATTGGTTCCAGCGGCACTTCGCCTGGTTCTTTTATGCCAGCACGCTCGCGTTTGCCGCGATCCACCTGTCCAATTTCGCGGGCGCGGGCGCGGCATCGATGGCCGCCATGCTGCCGCTGGTCCTGCCCCAGTTGCTGCTGGGCCTGATCCTGGGGTTCGTGCGCGTGCAGCACGGCCTGCTGACCAACATCAGCCTGCACGCGCTGCACAACGCCCTGTTCGCATCCCTGATGCTGCTGGGACTGGAGTGATCGTTATCCGTTGACGCCTACCCGTTTACAATCGTCCCGCCGTTGGGGTGCAGCACCTGCCCCGACATGTAGCTGGAATCCTCGCACGCCAGGAACAGGAACGCAGGGGCAACTTCGTTGGGCTGGCCGGGCCGGCCCATCGGCGTGTCCTCGCCGAAGGTCTTCATCTTTTCCGGCGAGGAACCGCCGAATGGATTGAGCGGGGTCCAGATCGGCCCCGGCGCCACTCCGTTGACCCGAATGCCGTCCTCGATCAGGTTGGCCGACAGCGACCGCGTGAACGCGGTGATCGCGCCCTTGGTGCTGGAATAATCGAGCAGTTCCTTCTCGCCCGCGTACATCGTGATGCTGGTGCAGTTGATGATGGATGCCCCTTCCTTGAGGTGCGGCCGCGCCGCCTGGACAAGGTAGAACATCGAAAAGATGTTGGTCTGGAACGTGCGCTGGAGCTGTTCGACGGTGATGTCGCGGATGTCCTTGTCGGGATGCTGTTCGCCCGCGTTGTTGACCAGCACATCGAGCCGGCCCCACTTCTCGATCACCTTGTCGACCAGCGCCTGCCCCACCGCCGGGTCACCCAGATCGCCGCGGTGGAGCAGCGCCTCGCTGCCTTCCTCCGCGATCCGGTCGGCGACGAACTGCGCGTCGTCGTCCTCTTCCAGATAGGCGATCGCGACCTTGGCGCCTTCGCGCGCAAACAGGATCGCGGTCGCGCGGCCGATGCCGCTGTCGCCGCCGGTGACGATCGCCACCTTGCCCTCCAGCCGCCCGGAGCCGGGGTAACGCGGCTGCCAGTCCGGCTTGTCGTCCATCTGGCTTTCATGCCCCGGCATCCGGGGTTCTTCGCTGGTTTCCTCGACGTGGGCGGCGTCGACGGTTTCGAGGTCCTGGGTATCTTGCGTCATCGGGATGAGTGTCCTTTCACCCATCCCAACCGCCGCTCCCCCGCCCGCGTTCCGCCGCTTCGTCGCGCGCAGGCCTCAGCCCAGGCCGAGCGCGTTCTTGTACACCTCCAGGATCGATTCCATCTCCGCCCGGTCGTCGGGCTTCATCTTCCTGAGTCGCACGACCTGGCGCATGATCTTGGCGTCATAGCCGACCGCCTTGGCCTCGGCGTAAACGTCGCGGATGTCGTCGGCGATGCCTTTCTTCTCTTCCTCGAGGCGTTCGATACGCTCGATCAGCAGGCGCAGGCGGTCGTCGGTGGCATCGGCCATTTCACTTAGGCTCCGGTAGAATGTGAGAATCGGTTGCCGGCTCGATAGCCAGCCCGCCCGGGGGTTTGAAGGTGCGGTGGAAAAGTTCTCTATCCGTCCCCGTTCAGCTTGAGGCTCGCCTCCATCCGCGCGAGCTGTTCGGGCGTGGCGGGTGACTGGTGGCGCGCTTTCCACTCATCGGCGGGCATCCCGTGGATCAACGCGCGGGCGGCCGCCTTGTCGCCGGGGAACCCAGCCTCGCCGATCCAGTCCGCCAGGCAGTTACGGCAGAAGCCGGCAAGGCCCATCAGGTCGATGTTCTGCGCATCGGTCCGGTGGCGCAGGTGGCGCACCAGCCGGCGAAACGCCGCCGCGGCGTGGGCATCGTCAAGCTGATCGAGCGGGTCGGGCTGGGTCATCGCGATCCTGTCTTGGCGCTTGAACTGGTCGGGCCGCCTGCCCTAGGCGCACGCCTATGCAGAAACTCCAGCCGCGCAACCGCAAGGTCAAGATTCTCGCCACCGTCGGCCCGGCGAGCAGTGCGCCCGAAATGCTCCACAAGCTGCTGCGCGCGGGCGCCGATGCCTTTCGCGTCAACATGAGCCACGGCGAACATGCCGATCACGCGGCGACGATCAAGGCGATCCGCGACCTGGAGAAGGCGACTGGCCGCCCGATCGCGATCCTCGCCGACCTACAGGGGCCCAAGCTTAGGGTCGGCAAGTTCAAGGGCGGACAGGCGGTGATCCGCCACTCGGGCCACTTCACCCTCGACCGCAATCCCGAACCGGGCGACGAAACCCGGGTCGAGCTGCCGCACCCGGAGCTGTTCGCGGTCCTGCAAAAGGGTCAGCGCCTGCTGATCAACGATGGCAAGATCCGGCTCAAGGTGATCAAGGCGGAACCCGACAGCGTGCTGTGTTCGGCGGAGGTCGGCGGGGTGATTTCCGACCGCAAGGGCGTCAACGTGCCCGACGCGGAAATCCCGATTCCCGCGCTCACTGAAAAGGACCGGCGCGATCTTGCCTTCGCCGTGTCGCACGGCTGCGACTGGATCGGCCTGTCGTTCGTCCAGCGGCCGGAGGACCTGGCAGAGGCGCGGCGGCTGATGGGCGGCTACGGTTCGCTGTGCGCCAAGATCGAGAAACCCTCTGCCGTGCGCCGGCTGGACGAGATCATCGAGCTCAGCGACGGGATCATGGTCGCGCGCGGGGATCTGGGCGTGGAG is part of the Altererythrobacter sp. TH136 genome and harbors:
- a CDS encoding glycerophosphodiester phosphodiesterase family protein is translated as MRIFLAFAALALAMPAQAQLIIAHRGASGERPEHTLAAYERAIDAGADFIEPDLVVTKDLVLVARHENELSDTTDVGSRDEFTDRRRSKEIDGRLVNGWFAEDFTLAELRTLRARERLPDLRRANARYDGLYQVPTLAEIVALVRAKEAERGHRIGLYPELKHPTFLLTQGIDSVDLLVTALRKEGLDTADAPVFIQSFEVAPLKRLDKLTDARLVQLVSAEGGPADEAAATYADMLTATGLGEIAKYADAIGAEMRLIAGADGKPTGLVEQAHGAGLKVHAWTLRKENAFLPASLRTGSDPAVAGDYAAAWGVLAAAGVDGVFTDDPALAAPLRRSARP
- the pyk gene encoding pyruvate kinase, with translation MQKLQPRNRKVKILATVGPASSAPEMLHKLLRAGADAFRVNMSHGEHADHAATIKAIRDLEKATGRPIAILADLQGPKLRVGKFKGGQAVIRHSGHFTLDRNPEPGDETRVELPHPELFAVLQKGQRLLINDGKIRLKVIKAEPDSVLCSAEVGGVISDRKGVNVPDAEIPIPALTEKDRRDLAFAVSHGCDWIGLSFVQRPEDLAEARRLMGGYGSLCAKIEKPSAVRRLDEIIELSDGIMVARGDLGVELDPEEVPPLQKRIVNAARTAGKPVIVATQMLESMIESPTPTRAEVSDVANAVYDGADAVMLSAETAAGEWPEEAVGIMDRIATQVERDDAYLSRVRFLDTPPDRTTADALSHACMTIADTVSIAAIVVFTGSGSTARRVARERPSVPMLVLTPSVRTARRMALLWGAQAVSTKDIGSFEEMIAKGKRMALRSGIGQAGSKLIALAGVPFGTPGSTNLLHVVTLSGDELSKHARRSVV
- a CDS encoding CPBP family glutamic-type intramembrane protease; the encoded protein is MSGQPTRGALPPATSQRSGRGWVPAQWRAFAAFLRRPRLPDRAELSVAGSLRALVPLLVLDLLLMALVLAAIGAATALGFKLPEHMLGGLELTPALLAFMLVGAPVGEEILFRGWLSGRPGHIIGSLLCVIGAALVAGGAAAGAAGSGGVAVWSIAAGGGVLLLAALTVFALRKRDALHWFQRHFAWFFYASTLAFAAIHLSNFAGAGAASMAAMLPLVLPQLLLGLILGFVRVQHGLLTNISLHALHNALFASLMLLGLE
- a CDS encoding DUF2312 domain-containing protein is translated as MADATDDRLRLLIERIERLEEEKKGIADDIRDVYAEAKAVGYDAKIMRQVVRLRKMKPDDRAEMESILEVYKNALGLG
- a CDS encoding arsenate reductase; the encoded protein is MTIDFYGIPNCDTVKKARSWLDAKGTAYTFHDYKKEGAHQDRLRAWVQAVGWEKLLNRGGTTFRQLEPAQKEHLDAEKAIRLMAAHPSMIRRPVIECGDGLLVGFDEAEWSAKLG
- a CDS encoding antibiotic biosynthesis monooxygenase translates to MFLVVFRNRKRADLDAAAYSADADEMARMAAAQPGYRSFKSYTADDGEVVAISEWDDEASARSWGRLAEHRTVQHKGRTSYYASYTLFACADPRIHHFTGPGS
- a CDS encoding YebC/PmpR family DNA-binding transcriptional regulator, with the protein product MAGHSKFKNIMHRKGAQDKKRSAMFSKLSREITVAAKMGAPDPDMNPRLRLAVNNAKSLSMPKDNIQRAIDKASANEGDDYEEIRYEGYGPGGVALIVEALTDNRNRTATNVRTAFAKNGGNLGATGAVSHGFERKGMIEYPESAGDEEKVLEAAIEAGADDVESGEDGHTIWTDMEALHEVAGNLEKVLGEPESVKLAWKPNLTVDVAEGDAPTLFKLVDALEDDDDVQTVWGNYTVSDEIAETLG
- a CDS encoding DUF1244 domain-containing protein, whose amino-acid sequence is MTQPDPLDQLDDAHAAAAFRRLVRHLRHRTDAQNIDLMGLAGFCRNCLADWIGEAGFPGDKAAARALIHGMPADEWKARHQSPATPEQLARMEASLKLNGDG
- a CDS encoding SDR family oxidoreductase; the protein is MPGHESQMDDKPDWQPRYPGSGRLEGKVAIVTGGDSGIGRATAILFAREGAKVAIAYLEEDDDAQFVADRIAEEGSEALLHRGDLGDPAVGQALVDKVIEKWGRLDVLVNNAGEQHPDKDIRDITVEQLQRTFQTNIFSMFYLVQAARPHLKEGASIINCTSITMYAGEKELLDYSSTKGAITAFTRSLSANLIEDGIRVNGVAPGPIWTPLNPFGGSSPEKMKTFGEDTPMGRPGQPNEVAPAFLFLACEDSSYMSGQVLHPNGGTIVNG
- a CDS encoding DUF3147 family protein; the encoded protein is MWALVARALLAGAMIAAISEIGRRLPATAAIVASLPLVSVLGMIFLWHQRPDAENMAIHSAATFWYVLPSLPMFLIIPVLLRAGAGFWGSLLAGCLLTVVLYLAMMHFGPRLGLRL
- the ruvC gene encoding crossover junction endodeoxyribonuclease RuvC — translated: MIILGLDPSLSCTGWGVVRSEGSRLTHVANGQVPTDAKAPMAERLHHLHDAVAALISVHAPDRVGIEEVFVNKNPQSTLKLAQARGAVLAACGRAGVPVREHAARLVKKAVVGTGAAEKAQVQAMLKVLLPGVAVAGADAADALAVAIADAHLGG